Proteins co-encoded in one Kribbella solani genomic window:
- a CDS encoding ThuA domain-containing protein, with the protein MTTRRAVVVRGGWEGHSPVEATDLFIPFLEQNGYEVTVSGSTEAYLDLDGVDLIVQCVTMSEIEPDHFKGLDAAIRRGTGFAGWHGGIADSFRKNAEYSFITGGQFISHPHGFTDYRVDIIADDPIVDNIAHFDVHTEQYYVHADPTNNVLATTTFEAHPDYPWIEGAVMPVIWTRTWGEGKVFVCTVGHKLDDLETPEVRTIIERGLLWASK; encoded by the coding sequence GTGACGACACGACGTGCTGTGGTGGTGCGGGGCGGCTGGGAAGGGCACTCCCCGGTCGAGGCGACCGACTTGTTCATCCCGTTCCTGGAGCAGAACGGGTACGAGGTGACCGTCTCCGGCAGCACCGAGGCGTACCTCGACCTCGACGGCGTGGACCTGATCGTGCAGTGCGTGACGATGAGCGAGATCGAGCCGGACCACTTCAAGGGCCTGGACGCGGCGATCCGGCGCGGCACTGGGTTCGCCGGGTGGCACGGTGGGATCGCCGACTCGTTCCGGAAGAACGCCGAGTACAGCTTCATCACCGGCGGGCAGTTCATCTCGCATCCGCACGGGTTCACCGACTACCGCGTCGACATCATTGCCGACGATCCGATTGTCGACAACATCGCGCATTTCGACGTACACACCGAGCAGTACTACGTCCACGCCGACCCGACGAACAATGTGCTCGCGACGACGACCTTCGAGGCGCACCCGGACTACCCGTGGATCGAAGGCGCGGTGATGCCAGTGATCTGGACGCGGACCTGGGGCGAAGGCAAGGTCTTCGTCTGCACGGTCGGACACAAACTGGACGACCTGGAGACCCCCGAGGTCCGCACGATCATCGAGCGCGGCCTGCTGTGGGCAAGCAAATGA
- a CDS encoding EF-Tu/IF-2/RF-3 family GTPase: protein MSWKFWKREANPMDPQEMLARGHADSSAPRSHDGRPPQDGFLPQDGFPPQDGFAPREGFPPRPQDALPVGSFGLAVEDVFSITGRGTVATGRVRTGTVSVGEQLIVNRDGQPLLQVEVTGIEMFRRTVKTAKAGDNIGLLLRGIKRDQVLKGDVLSK, encoded by the coding sequence ATGAGCTGGAAGTTCTGGAAGCGGGAAGCGAATCCGATGGACCCGCAAGAGATGCTCGCGCGCGGTCACGCGGACAGCTCCGCGCCACGATCACACGACGGGCGTCCGCCTCAGGACGGATTCCTGCCGCAGGACGGATTCCCGCCGCAGGACGGGTTCGCGCCGCGAGAGGGGTTCCCGCCTCGGCCGCAGGATGCCCTGCCGGTCGGGTCGTTCGGGTTGGCAGTGGAGGACGTTTTCTCGATCACCGGGCGCGGGACGGTCGCGACCGGGCGGGTACGGACCGGGACGGTGTCGGTCGGTGAGCAGTTGATCGTCAACCGGGACGGGCAGCCACTGCTCCAGGTCGAGGTGACCGGGATCGAGATGTTCCGCCGGACCGTCAAGACCGCGAAGGCCGGTGACAACATCGGTCTGCTGCTACGCGGCATCAAGCGGGACCAGGTACTCAAGGGCGACGTCCTGAGCAAATAG
- a CDS encoding MBL fold metallo-hydrolase: MSAWAEVGDRTWVRRYDEWDLNVGLVVGADGALVIDTRANAAEAEQLREHIRELTDQPVKWVVNTHAHFDHVAGNSVFTEATVYLHENAAAEENLAGTTFAAAKVIDLGDRRAELLHVGNAHTSGDIVIAVPDVDVFFVGDLLEESAPPSYGPDSYPLEWPDTIEAVVGMMTPAVKIVPGHGAVIDLEYARDQAIELGKVANTISTLHHAGTPLDDALKHTEDWPWPVVELQDAIRRGYQALGTPQRPTLPLLGPS; the protein is encoded by the coding sequence ATGAGCGCTTGGGCCGAAGTCGGCGACCGCACCTGGGTCCGCCGGTACGACGAATGGGATCTGAACGTCGGCCTGGTCGTCGGCGCCGACGGCGCGCTGGTGATCGACACCCGCGCCAACGCGGCCGAGGCCGAGCAGCTCCGCGAACACATCCGTGAGCTCACCGACCAGCCGGTCAAGTGGGTCGTCAACACGCACGCCCACTTCGATCACGTGGCCGGCAACAGCGTCTTCACCGAAGCGACCGTCTACCTGCACGAGAACGCCGCCGCCGAGGAGAACCTGGCCGGCACCACGTTCGCCGCCGCCAAGGTGATCGACCTCGGCGACCGCCGCGCCGAGCTGCTGCACGTCGGCAACGCGCACACCTCCGGCGACATCGTCATCGCGGTCCCGGACGTGGACGTGTTCTTCGTCGGCGATCTGCTCGAGGAGTCGGCCCCGCCGTCGTACGGCCCCGACTCGTACCCGCTGGAGTGGCCGGACACGATCGAGGCAGTGGTCGGGATGATGACGCCGGCCGTGAAGATCGTTCCCGGGCACGGCGCGGTGATCGACCTCGAGTACGCGCGTGATCAGGCCATCGAGCTGGGCAAGGTCGCGAACACGATCTCGACGTTGCACCACGCCGGTACGCCCCTGGACGACGCGCTGAAGCACACCGAGGACTGGCCGTGGCCGGTCGTCGAGCTCCAGGACGCGATCCGCCGCGGGTACCAGGCACTCGGCACGCCGCAACGCCCGACCCTCCCCCTCCTCGGCCCAAGCTGA
- a CDS encoding NCS1 family nucleobase:cation symporter-1, whose product MAISQRIEQTVHPDGRVELTDPRALATSPYANAELAPTRLPERSWSTYNYAALWMGMAHNIPSYLLASGLVALGMNWLQAFLTITLGNLIVLVPLLLNSHAGTKYGIPFPVFARAFYGVRGANFPALLRAFIACGWFGIQTWIGGQAIFVIAGELLGKSWTGAAAIGGHPWTMWLSFGFFWLLQMLLIFRGIEGLRRFENWAAPLVTIAFVALMVAVLVKAGGFGPILSQPSKLGWGSDFWKIFPPSLMGMIAFWATLSLNMPDFTRFGKGQRAQVWGQVIGLPTTMSFIALVSIITTSGTVVLYGSAIWDPVELTRRFENPAVVTIGLVMAILATMSCNVAANVVSPSYDFANALPRWLNFRTAGLVTGVIGIVIQPWRLISDPSIYIFVWLSFYGGLLASVAGVLIAGYWLIDRTNLFLADLYQRDGRYWYTSGWNWRGVAATLFGSLLAVGGAYSNPGAGPFPADGLIPFLKPLYDYSWAVGLVVGFGTYFVLTLAAPSRQTTASHAAL is encoded by the coding sequence GTGGCCATCAGTCAACGGATCGAACAGACCGTTCACCCCGACGGACGAGTAGAGCTGACCGACCCGCGAGCGCTCGCCACCAGCCCGTACGCGAACGCCGAACTGGCGCCGACCCGGCTACCGGAGCGGTCCTGGTCGACGTACAACTACGCCGCGCTCTGGATGGGCATGGCGCACAACATCCCCAGCTACCTGCTCGCGTCCGGCCTGGTCGCGCTCGGGATGAACTGGTTGCAGGCCTTCCTCACCATCACGCTGGGGAACCTGATCGTCCTCGTTCCACTGCTGCTGAACAGCCACGCCGGTACCAAGTACGGCATCCCGTTCCCGGTGTTCGCGCGCGCCTTCTACGGCGTCCGCGGCGCGAACTTCCCGGCGCTGTTGCGGGCGTTCATCGCCTGCGGCTGGTTCGGTATCCAGACCTGGATCGGCGGCCAGGCGATCTTCGTGATCGCCGGTGAACTGCTCGGCAAGAGCTGGACCGGAGCGGCCGCGATCGGCGGGCATCCGTGGACGATGTGGCTGAGTTTCGGGTTCTTCTGGCTGCTTCAGATGCTGCTGATCTTCCGCGGCATCGAAGGCCTGCGCCGGTTCGAGAACTGGGCGGCTCCGCTGGTCACGATCGCGTTCGTGGCGCTGATGGTGGCGGTGCTGGTGAAGGCCGGCGGCTTCGGGCCGATCCTGTCGCAGCCGTCCAAACTCGGCTGGGGTTCGGATTTCTGGAAGATCTTCCCGCCGTCGCTGATGGGCATGATCGCCTTCTGGGCAACGCTTTCGCTGAACATGCCGGACTTCACCCGGTTCGGGAAAGGCCAGCGGGCGCAGGTCTGGGGCCAGGTGATCGGCCTGCCGACGACGATGTCGTTCATCGCGCTGGTCTCGATCATCACCACCTCCGGCACCGTCGTGCTGTACGGGTCGGCGATCTGGGATCCGGTCGAGCTGACCCGCCGGTTCGAGAACCCGGCGGTGGTGACGATCGGCCTGGTGATGGCGATCCTCGCGACCATGTCGTGCAACGTCGCCGCCAACGTGGTCAGTCCGTCGTACGACTTCGCGAACGCACTTCCACGCTGGCTGAACTTCCGGACCGCCGGCCTGGTCACCGGGGTGATCGGCATCGTGATCCAGCCCTGGCGGCTGATCTCGGACCCGTCGATCTACATCTTCGTCTGGCTGTCCTTCTACGGCGGTCTGCTCGCGTCGGTGGCCGGCGTACTGATCGCGGGGTACTGGCTGATCGATCGGACCAACCTGTTCCTCGCCGACCTGTACCAGCGCGACGGCCGCTACTGGTACACGTCCGGCTGGAACTGGCGTGGCGTGGCCGCGACACTCTTCGGCTCGCTGCTCGCGGTCGGCGGCGCGTACTCGAACCCGGGCGCCGGCCCGTTCCCGGCGGACGGCCTGATCCCGTTCCTCAAACCGCTGTACGACTACTCGTGGGCGGTCGGCCTGGTCGTCGGCTTCGGCACGTACTTCGTTCTCACACTGGCCGCGCCGAGCCGCCAGACAACGGCATCGCACGCGGCCCTCTAA
- a CDS encoding DUF3097 family protein yields MADRYGNDVLAGDWRKPKNGRTVEVEIAKGMVVEEPSSGFVGAIVRWEHGVVDLEDRHGNIRTYPLGPGFWLDGKPVSLQPPKKAGPAKKTRTASGSVAVDNVRAKVARASRIYVEGRHDAELVEKVWGDDLRIEGVVVEYLEGVDDLVEIVNRFQPGPGRRLGVLVDHLVEGSKESKIAAQVNNRYVLVVGHPFIDIWEAVKPSSVGIKTWPKIPRGQDWKKGVLQSFGWPATDQADVAAAWKHILSKVNSFADLDPALLGRVEELIDFATLD; encoded by the coding sequence GTGGCTGACAGGTATGGGAACGACGTACTCGCGGGTGACTGGCGCAAGCCCAAGAACGGGCGGACCGTCGAGGTCGAGATCGCCAAGGGGATGGTGGTCGAGGAGCCGAGTTCGGGGTTCGTCGGCGCGATCGTGCGCTGGGAGCACGGCGTGGTCGACCTCGAGGACCGGCACGGCAACATCCGGACGTACCCGCTCGGCCCGGGGTTCTGGCTGGACGGCAAGCCGGTCAGCCTGCAGCCGCCGAAGAAGGCCGGCCCGGCGAAGAAGACCCGGACCGCGTCCGGTTCGGTCGCGGTGGACAACGTCCGGGCGAAGGTGGCCCGGGCCAGCCGGATCTACGTCGAGGGCCGGCACGACGCGGAACTGGTGGAGAAGGTCTGGGGCGACGACCTGCGGATCGAGGGCGTCGTGGTCGAGTACCTCGAAGGGGTCGACGACCTGGTCGAGATCGTGAACCGGTTCCAGCCGGGACCGGGCCGGCGTCTCGGCGTACTGGTCGATCACCTGGTCGAGGGCTCGAAGGAATCGAAGATCGCCGCCCAGGTGAACAACCGCTACGTGCTGGTGGTCGGCCATCCGTTCATCGACATCTGGGAAGCGGTCAAGCCGTCGTCGGTCGGGATCAAGACCTGGCCGAAGATTCCGCGCGGGCAGGACTGGAAGAAGGGCGTCCTGCAGTCCTTCGGCTGGCCGGCCACCGATCAGGCCGACGTGGCGGCGGCCTGGAAGCACATCCTGTCCAAGGTGAACAGCTTCGCCGATCTCGACCCGGCGCTGCTCGGCCGGGTCGAGGAGCTCATCGACTTCGCGACGCTCGACTGA
- a CDS encoding DUF3376 domain-containing protein, with translation MRTDHEIRIALVLNGGVSLAVWMGGVTHELDLIRRASGASAAPGPQPYDKELADRWRELCHRGEERRRIVVDVIAGTSAGGLNGSLLATAIANGSTLDPDGDQGPWLRQKWVGLGSLDVGKLVPAADVKSTSVLDGKYFLRQLEGLLKDVAAAGERAAEEPVTLFVTASGLGVQQFEAKDAAGQAFAVPDHRYLYGFTSEDAPTYDGTDRKFTVQDKNALQDTELLARATRASASFPAAFGPVLETPELAARPPRIRPGPDESGSWLVDGGVLDNAPFGPVLDVVARRPVNGKATRYVLYVVPSAGIGHASTATAGAHEPSWRVAALSAVQFPREVDFRSDVEQLERLLLEADASWSDTQRLFDRCLKQPEERDRLKAAATALQPAYSRGRAAGGVWEAVTIASHDQSTVLDAATALSEPEIDEILATEHPWVPGPDGSTVALRNDAEGNPSWLWGTGAAERIVRLILRSLRGRVSAAPATERAELDKKLTAASNCLLKVQAVRDALDARLAEAQLDLRPAGGAEAVAVGVNDIFEQLQLQRALGDAFAELIAVVGGDLVDVALEVEIVSRCTSSRTPEQRSAPFQFLRLGPDIPLAVLDDLPEGTIANQLKDRILYGSQVGHFGAFGAADWRRWDWLMGRLHCVAHLGAMLGADVDWIRETQRQVLQAEGWQLGTVAERIERLAKDFPIGAGMGAMVTMRNELNESPEGRAITKGLADRMVDVSGGLGPQVGAWVKAAAGRKHQPGTWLLRTARWFTEPARQTLWERLVRGAKLSPARRPPIFEPWLPMATAAAGVVLLVIAVVVEQGGVRIVAAVLAGAILAASAVLGAITWYVRRARRLIRGWLERRMPEISRASRSR, from the coding sequence ATGAGGACCGACCATGAGATCCGGATCGCCCTGGTGCTGAACGGTGGTGTCAGCCTCGCGGTCTGGATGGGTGGGGTGACGCACGAGCTGGATCTGATTCGGCGTGCGTCCGGTGCCTCCGCCGCACCCGGTCCGCAACCGTACGACAAGGAGCTCGCCGACCGCTGGCGGGAGCTCTGCCACCGCGGCGAGGAGCGCCGCCGGATCGTGGTCGACGTGATCGCGGGTACGAGCGCCGGCGGCCTGAACGGTTCGCTGCTGGCGACCGCGATCGCGAACGGTTCGACCCTCGATCCCGATGGCGATCAGGGACCCTGGCTGCGGCAGAAGTGGGTCGGTCTCGGTTCGCTCGATGTCGGCAAGCTGGTCCCGGCCGCGGATGTGAAGTCGACGTCGGTGCTGGACGGCAAGTACTTCCTGCGCCAGCTCGAAGGGCTGCTGAAAGACGTCGCAGCAGCTGGGGAGCGTGCTGCCGAGGAGCCGGTGACCTTGTTCGTCACCGCATCCGGGTTGGGCGTGCAGCAGTTCGAGGCGAAGGACGCGGCCGGACAGGCGTTCGCCGTACCCGACCACCGGTACTTGTACGGGTTCACCAGCGAGGACGCGCCGACGTACGACGGGACCGATCGGAAGTTCACGGTCCAGGACAAGAACGCGTTGCAGGACACCGAGCTGCTGGCCCGCGCCACGCGGGCGTCGGCGTCGTTTCCGGCCGCGTTCGGGCCGGTGCTGGAGACGCCGGAGCTGGCCGCGCGGCCGCCGCGAATCCGTCCCGGCCCGGACGAGTCCGGGTCCTGGCTCGTCGACGGTGGCGTACTCGACAATGCACCGTTCGGCCCGGTCCTTGATGTGGTCGCGCGCCGGCCGGTGAACGGCAAAGCGACCAGATACGTGCTGTACGTCGTACCGTCCGCCGGGATCGGTCACGCGTCGACCGCCACCGCCGGAGCGCACGAGCCGAGCTGGCGCGTCGCCGCGTTGTCGGCGGTACAGTTCCCGCGCGAGGTGGACTTCCGATCTGATGTCGAGCAGCTGGAACGCCTGCTGCTGGAGGCGGACGCGTCCTGGTCGGACACCCAGCGGCTCTTCGACCGTTGCCTCAAGCAACCAGAAGAACGGGATCGGCTGAAGGCGGCCGCTACCGCGTTGCAGCCCGCGTACTCGCGTGGCCGGGCCGCCGGTGGGGTCTGGGAAGCAGTCACGATCGCGAGTCACGACCAGTCGACCGTACTGGACGCGGCGACCGCGCTGTCGGAGCCGGAGATCGACGAGATCCTCGCCACCGAACATCCCTGGGTTCCTGGGCCGGACGGTTCGACCGTCGCGCTGCGAAACGATGCCGAGGGCAACCCGAGCTGGCTGTGGGGGACCGGCGCGGCCGAGCGGATCGTCCGGCTGATCCTGCGTTCGTTGCGCGGTCGCGTCAGTGCCGCGCCGGCCACAGAGCGCGCTGAGCTCGACAAAAAGTTGACCGCGGCAAGCAATTGCCTGCTCAAGGTGCAGGCCGTTCGGGACGCGCTGGACGCGCGGTTGGCCGAGGCGCAACTCGACCTCCGCCCGGCCGGTGGCGCCGAGGCGGTCGCGGTCGGCGTGAACGACATCTTCGAGCAATTGCAGCTCCAGCGGGCACTCGGCGACGCGTTTGCCGAGCTGATCGCGGTCGTCGGCGGGGATCTCGTCGACGTTGCCCTCGAGGTGGAGATCGTGTCCCGGTGCACCTCGTCGCGTACACCCGAACAGCGCAGCGCTCCGTTCCAGTTCCTGCGCCTCGGGCCGGACATTCCGCTCGCCGTACTGGACGACCTGCCGGAAGGAACGATCGCCAACCAGCTCAAGGACCGCATCCTGTACGGCAGCCAGGTCGGCCACTTCGGTGCCTTCGGCGCGGCGGACTGGCGGCGCTGGGACTGGCTGATGGGCCGGTTGCACTGCGTCGCGCATCTGGGCGCGATGCTCGGCGCGGACGTGGACTGGATTCGCGAGACCCAGCGTCAGGTGCTGCAGGCCGAAGGCTGGCAGCTCGGCACGGTCGCCGAGCGGATCGAGCGGCTGGCGAAGGACTTCCCGATCGGCGCCGGGATGGGCGCGATGGTGACGATGCGGAACGAGCTGAACGAGTCGCCGGAAGGCCGCGCGATCACCAAGGGGCTGGCCGACCGGATGGTCGACGTGTCCGGCGGGCTCGGACCTCAGGTCGGCGCATGGGTGAAGGCGGCCGCCGGCCGCAAGCACCAGCCCGGTACGTGGCTGCTGCGGACCGCGCGCTGGTTCACCGAACCGGCCCGGCAGACGCTCTGGGAGCGCCTCGTCCGCGGCGCCAAGCTGAGTCCCGCGCGACGGCCGCCGATCTTCGAGCCGTGGTTGCCGATGGCAACGGCCGCGGCCGGCGTGGTGCTGCTGGTGATCGCCGTCGTCGTGGAGCAGGGTGGCGTACGCATCGTCGCCGCCGTGCTGGCCGGAGCGATCCTGGCGGCGAGCGCGGTCCTCGGCGCGATCACCTGGTACGTACGCCGGGCGCGCCGGCTGATCCGGGGCTGGCTCGAACGCCGGATGCCGGAGATCAGTCGAGCGTCGCGAAGTCGATGA
- a CDS encoding S1C family serine protease, whose protein sequence is MVQADSGSTGPVQGRRPTRLLLVAAGVAVGALVTALIFLVVQHDNTAGATPSAGSGDSAAMCAAIPVANQVLPSIVTISAQRGGQSGTLSGQVFRAGGYVLTNDHVISVAAGAGGKVSVRYSDGQTSDATIVGRDPSTDLAVLKAADEAKNKPVIALGSSANLQVGQPVVALGAPLGLASTVTTGIVSALDRYVPVPGEGVTHHLIGAIQTDAAINPGNSGGALVDCAGNLVGVNAAIATVPNAGGVAGGGSVGLGFAIPVDVARPVADQLISTGKPGHPTTGLQVQTIPQALVRQSGVAGLFVLAAEGPGAEAGLRAGDIITQIDGKPATNSEQLVVATLTRKAGDKVELQYVRSGTPATTTLTLAAP, encoded by the coding sequence ATGGTCCAGGCTGACAGCGGATCTACCGGCCCGGTGCAGGGCCGCCGACCGACCCGGCTGCTGCTTGTCGCGGCCGGAGTGGCCGTGGGCGCCCTCGTCACCGCGCTGATCTTCCTCGTGGTGCAGCATGACAACACCGCGGGCGCGACCCCATCGGCCGGTTCCGGCGACAGCGCGGCGATGTGCGCCGCGATCCCGGTGGCGAACCAGGTGCTGCCTTCGATCGTGACGATCTCGGCGCAGCGCGGCGGGCAGAGCGGGACCCTTTCCGGGCAGGTGTTCCGGGCCGGCGGATACGTCCTCACCAACGACCACGTCATCTCGGTGGCCGCCGGCGCGGGCGGCAAGGTCTCGGTCCGGTACAGCGACGGCCAGACGTCGGACGCGACCATCGTCGGCCGCGACCCGAGTACGGATCTCGCCGTACTGAAAGCAGCTGACGAGGCGAAGAACAAGCCGGTCATCGCGCTGGGATCGTCCGCGAACCTGCAAGTGGGCCAGCCGGTCGTCGCACTCGGCGCACCACTCGGACTGGCGAGTACGGTCACGACCGGAATCGTCAGCGCGCTGGATCGCTACGTACCCGTGCCGGGTGAGGGCGTGACGCACCACCTGATCGGCGCGATCCAGACCGATGCCGCGATCAACCCCGGTAACAGCGGTGGTGCTTTGGTGGATTGCGCCGGCAACCTGGTCGGCGTGAACGCGGCCATCGCGACAGTCCCGAACGCCGGGGGAGTCGCCGGTGGTGGCAGCGTCGGTCTTGGTTTCGCGATCCCGGTGGATGTCGCGAGACCGGTCGCCGATCAGCTGATCAGTACCGGCAAACCAGGTCATCCGACGACCGGTCTGCAAGTACAGACGATCCCGCAGGCACTCGTCCGGCAGTCAGGTGTCGCCGGGTTGTTCGTACTCGCTGCCGAAGGCCCCGGTGCCGAAGCCGGCCTGCGGGCGGGTGACATCATCACCCAGATCGACGGCAAACCGGCCACCAACAGCGAGCAGCTCGTCGTCGCGACCCTGACCCGTAAGGCAGGTGACAAGGTCGAACTGCAGTACGTCCGCTCCGGCACGCCCGCGACCACCACCCTCACCCTCGCGGCCCCGTAA
- a CDS encoding LacI family DNA-binding transcriptional regulator, with product MIESGSPTLEQVAALAGVSRATVSRVVNGSPKVLPETVAAVERAIGELGYVPNRAARALVTRRTDSVAIVVPEPDSRVFSDPFFAGMLSGVSRTLAPTPSQLVLLIEPAEADDQRLLRYLRGGHVDGAIIISHHGRDNVLQELAQLPLPIVFSARPLGVEAPVASVDVDNVAGARTGVEHLLSIGRTKIATVTGPLDMTAGIDRLTGYKQAMQAAGLPELIGYGDFTADGGEQATLRLLDDHPDLDALFVASDLMATAALRVLAGRGRRVPADVAVVGFDDSVLATTTTPKLTTVRQPVEQLGARLAEILLAKIAGADLTTPEIYSTELVIRDSA from the coding sequence ATGATCGAGTCGGGTTCTCCGACCCTGGAGCAGGTCGCGGCACTCGCCGGGGTGTCCCGGGCCACCGTGTCCCGGGTCGTGAACGGATCGCCGAAGGTGCTGCCGGAGACGGTCGCCGCGGTCGAGCGGGCGATCGGCGAGCTCGGGTACGTGCCGAACCGGGCCGCCCGCGCGCTGGTGACGCGCCGGACCGACTCGGTGGCGATCGTGGTGCCGGAGCCGGACAGCCGGGTGTTCTCGGACCCGTTCTTCGCGGGCATGCTCAGCGGGGTCAGCCGGACGCTCGCGCCGACGCCGTCACAGCTCGTACTGCTGATCGAGCCGGCCGAAGCGGACGACCAGCGGCTGCTGCGGTACCTGCGCGGCGGTCATGTCGACGGCGCGATCATCATCAGTCATCACGGTCGCGACAACGTACTGCAGGAGCTCGCGCAGTTGCCGTTGCCGATCGTGTTCAGCGCCCGTCCGCTCGGGGTCGAGGCGCCGGTGGCGAGCGTCGACGTGGACAACGTCGCGGGCGCCCGGACCGGGGTGGAGCATCTGCTGTCGATCGGCCGTACCAAGATCGCCACGGTCACGGGACCGCTCGACATGACCGCGGGCATCGATCGCCTGACCGGGTACAAGCAGGCGATGCAGGCGGCCGGACTGCCGGAGCTGATCGGGTACGGCGACTTCACCGCGGACGGCGGTGAACAGGCCACCCTCCGGCTGCTCGACGACCACCCGGACCTGGACGCGCTGTTCGTTGCCTCCGACCTGATGGCCACTGCCGCGCTGCGTGTACTGGCCGGTCGTGGTCGCCGCGTGCCGGCGGATGTGGCGGTGGTCGGGTTCGACGACTCGGTGCTGGCCACCACGACGACGCCGAAACTCACCACCGTTCGGCAGCCGGTGGAGCAGCTCGGCGCGCGGCTGGCCGAGATCCTGCTGGCCAAGATCGCCGGCGCCGATCTGACCACGCCCGAGATCTACAGCACCGAACTCGTGATCCGCGACAGCGCGTAG
- the hemW gene encoding radical SAM family heme chaperone HemW, whose protein sequence is MPSTLPEGEVAPRDGALPEAAVREAASRPLGFYLHVPFCASRCGYCDFNTYTAKELGGGGSQASYAETAVGEVRLARQVLRGVDRPVDTVFFGGGTPTLLPARDLGKMLAAVRDEFGLAADAEVTTEANPESVDPAYLEALLEAGFTRVSFGMQSASSQVLKILDRQHTPGRALQAVKEATAAGFEHVNLDLIYGTPGESLADWRGSLESALSAQPDHVSAYALIVEDGTQLARRIRRGELPMPDDDDLADKYVLADEMLSADGLRWYEVSNWARDEAARCRHNELYWRGDTWWGIGPGAHSHAGRVRWWNVKHPSAYAERITSGASPAYARELLDEETRRVERVLLEVRLAAGLRLDVLDAAGRAAVDEVVADGLAVLTDDRLVLTNRGRLLADAVVRDLLP, encoded by the coding sequence GTGCCGTCGACATTGCCCGAGGGGGAGGTTGCGCCCCGGGACGGGGCGTTGCCGGAAGCTGCCGTCCGCGAGGCCGCGAGCCGGCCGCTGGGGTTTTACCTGCACGTGCCGTTCTGCGCGTCGCGGTGTGGGTACTGCGACTTCAACACCTACACCGCGAAGGAGCTTGGCGGCGGTGGGTCGCAGGCGTCGTACGCGGAGACGGCCGTGGGCGAGGTGCGGTTGGCGCGGCAGGTGCTGCGGGGTGTGGATCGGCCGGTCGACACGGTGTTCTTCGGTGGGGGTACGCCGACGTTGTTGCCGGCGAGGGATCTCGGGAAGATGCTGGCCGCCGTCCGCGATGAGTTCGGGCTTGCGGCGGATGCCGAGGTGACGACCGAGGCGAACCCGGAGTCGGTTGACCCGGCGTACCTGGAGGCGTTGCTCGAGGCGGGGTTCACGCGGGTCAGTTTCGGCATGCAGAGCGCTTCGTCGCAGGTGCTGAAGATTCTGGACCGGCAGCACACGCCGGGGCGGGCGTTGCAGGCGGTGAAGGAGGCGACGGCGGCCGGGTTCGAGCATGTGAATCTGGATTTGATCTACGGAACGCCGGGGGAGTCGCTTGCCGATTGGCGCGGGTCGCTGGAGTCGGCGTTGTCGGCGCAGCCGGATCACGTCAGCGCGTACGCGTTGATCGTCGAGGACGGTACGCAGCTGGCGCGGCGGATCCGGCGGGGTGAACTGCCGATGCCTGACGATGACGATCTCGCGGACAAGTACGTGCTGGCTGACGAGATGTTGTCGGCTGACGGGCTGCGCTGGTACGAGGTGTCCAACTGGGCGCGCGATGAGGCGGCGCGGTGCCGGCACAACGAGCTGTACTGGCGCGGCGATACCTGGTGGGGGATCGGGCCGGGGGCGCACAGTCACGCGGGTCGTGTGCGGTGGTGGAACGTGAAGCATCCGAGCGCGTACGCGGAGCGGATCACGTCCGGGGCGAGTCCGGCGTACGCGCGGGAGCTGCTTGACGAGGAGACGCGGCGGGTCGAGCGGGTGTTGCTGGAGGTACGGCTCGCGGCTGGTCTTCGGCTGGACGTCCTGGACGCGGCCGGTCGTGCCGCGGTCGACGAGGTGGTCGCGGACGGCCTGGCGGTACTCACCGACGACCGGCTGGTGCTCACAAACCGAGGACGGCTGCTCGCCGATGCCGTAGTCCGCGATCTCCTGCCGTGA